DNA sequence from the Terriglobia bacterium genome:
AAAATTTGATCGCACCAAGCCGCACGTGAACGTGGGAACGATCGGGCACATTGACCACGGGAAGACGACGTTGACGGCGGCCATCACCAAGGTGTTGTCCAAGCACAACCCCAAGATCAAGTT
Encoded proteins:
- the tuf gene encoding elongation factor Tu (EF-Tu; promotes GTP-dependent binding of aminoacyl-tRNA to the A-site of ribosomes during protein biosynthesis; when the tRNA anticodon matches the mRNA codon, GTP hydrolysis results; the inactive EF-Tu-GDP leaves the ribosome and release of GDP is promoted by elongation factor Ts; many prokaryotes have two copies of the gene encoding EF-Tu); amino-acid sequence: MAKEKFDRTKPHVNVGTIGHIDHGKTTLTAAITKVLSKHNPKIKFRSFDSIDNAPEEKARGITIATAHVEYETPNRHYA